In a single window of the Limnohabitans sp. 2KL-27 genome:
- a CDS encoding TRAP transporter small permease → MKKILELFCGTLSGLALFAIMVLTFLDVSGRKMLSHSITGSLELTELLMVVVIFGALPLVSLKGEHVVFDSLDAVLPHWIRKIQQGLVHLACAALLFGLAYLMWQTGGEFAVTGETTAQLKITKAPFIQGMGVLCGLTALVHLVKAFWSGDETASEGGTL, encoded by the coding sequence TTGAAAAAAATTCTCGAACTCTTCTGCGGAACGCTGTCAGGCCTGGCCTTGTTCGCCATCATGGTGCTGACTTTTCTGGATGTCTCGGGGCGCAAAATGCTCTCGCACTCCATCACCGGTTCTTTGGAGTTGACCGAGCTGCTGATGGTGGTGGTCATTTTTGGGGCCCTGCCCTTGGTGTCCCTCAAAGGCGAGCATGTGGTCTTTGACTCGCTGGACGCGGTGCTTCCGCACTGGATCAGAAAAATTCAACAAGGTCTGGTTCACCTGGCTTGCGCCGCTTTGCTTTTCGGACTGGCGTATTTGATGTGGCAAACAGGGGGCGAATTCGCGGTCACTGGCGAAACCACCGCCCAACTGAAGATCACCAAAGCGCCCTTCATCCAAGGCATGGGGGTGCTGTGCGGCCTGACGGCCTTGGTGCATCTGGTCAAAGCATTCTGGTCCGGCGACGAAACCGCGTCCGAAGGAGGCACGCTGTGA
- a CDS encoding electron transfer flavoprotein subunit alpha/FixB family protein: MTALVIAEHDNASIKGATLNTVTAAAACGGDVHVLVAGHNAAAAAQAASTIAGVTKVIHADSDALAHGLAENVAAQVLAIAAHYSHILFPATAAGKNVAPRVAAKLDVGQISDVTQVISADTFERPIYAGNAMATVQSLDATKVITVRTTGFDAAAAIGGSAAVESATAQADSGKSSFKGSEIAKNDRPELTAAKIIVSGGRALGSSEKFNEVMTPLADKLGAAIGASRAAVDAGYAANDLQVGQTGKIVAPQLYVACGISGAIQHLAGMKDSKVIVAINKDPEAPIFSVADFGLEADLFAAVPELTNAL; the protein is encoded by the coding sequence ATGACCGCACTCGTTATTGCCGAACACGACAACGCCTCCATCAAGGGCGCCACCTTGAACACCGTCACGGCCGCTGCCGCGTGCGGTGGTGATGTGCATGTGCTGGTCGCGGGCCACAACGCCGCTGCCGCTGCGCAAGCCGCCTCCACAATTGCCGGTGTGACCAAAGTGATCCACGCCGACAGCGACGCGCTGGCGCATGGCTTGGCCGAAAACGTCGCAGCACAAGTGCTCGCCATTGCGGCCCATTACAGCCACATCTTGTTCCCCGCCACTGCGGCGGGCAAAAACGTGGCCCCCCGTGTGGCCGCCAAACTGGATGTGGGTCAAATCAGCGATGTGACGCAGGTCATCTCGGCCGACACCTTCGAGCGCCCCATCTACGCGGGCAACGCCATGGCCACTGTGCAAAGCCTGGATGCCACCAAAGTGATCACCGTGCGCACCACCGGCTTTGACGCCGCCGCTGCCATAGGCGGCAGCGCAGCGGTGGAAAGTGCCACAGCGCAAGCGGACAGCGGCAAGAGCAGCTTCAAGGGCAGCGAAATCGCCAAGAACGACCGTCCTGAGCTGACCGCCGCCAAGATCATCGTCTCCGGTGGCCGCGCTTTGGGCAGCTCGGAGAAGTTCAACGAAGTGATGACGCCCTTGGCCGACAAGTTGGGTGCTGCGATTGGTGCGAGCCGCGCAGCGGTCGATGCCGGATACGCCGCCAACGACCTGCAAGTAGGCCAGACCGGCAAGATCGTCGCGCCTCAGTTGTATGTCGCCTGCGGCATCTCGGGTGCAATCCAGCACTTGGCGGGCATGAAGGATTCCAAGGTGATCGTGGCGATCAACAAGGACCCCGAAGCCCCGATCTTCAGCGTGGCGGACTTTGGTCTCGAAGCCGATTTGTTTGCCGCCGTGCCTGAATTGACCAACGCACTGTGA
- a CDS encoding TIGR02450 family Trp-rich protein, with translation MNPLNPKKLLLTKWTAVKPVDKQKHFLVSRVIQPEQPTDPIEQVEIEAVFSKAVQVITWRDLQDDSIWRQGWV, from the coding sequence ATGAACCCCTTGAACCCCAAAAAATTGCTGCTGACCAAGTGGACGGCGGTCAAACCTGTGGACAAGCAAAAACACTTTTTGGTCAGCCGGGTGATCCAGCCAGAACAGCCCACCGACCCGATTGAACAGGTGGAGATCGAAGCGGTGTTTTCCAAGGCTGTGCAGGTAATTACCTGGCGCGATCTGCAGGACGACAGCATATGGCGGCAGGGTTGGGTTTGA
- a CDS encoding mechanosensitive ion channel family protein, with the protein MAGMSHMAVIDPMGLLLALARPESLMALGAFAACLVLAWLMTWGVRRVFHGQDMAILLGRKLVDGVLFPVLLLGLTFVARTLLTQEQPVPLFAVLLPVCISLAVIRLGVKVLQVAFSHAPFVRVLERTISWLAWGAVVLWVTGILPLVLNELDQINWKIGGSVLSVRTLIEGALTAGAVLIVALWVSAAIEARLLKSATGGDLSLRKVISNTVRALLMFVGLLLALSSVGIDLTALSVLGGAVGVGIGFGLQKLASNYVSGFVILAERSMRIGDMVLVDGFEGRIVDIKARYTVIRALNGRESIVPNEFLIINRVENFTLMDPKLSQTTLVSVAYDSDVDLVRRLLIEACESQERVLKDPAPNAFLSQFGADGLEFTVSYWIGDPENGQLALRSTINMLILAALREHKIEIPYPQRVMHMVSPSSMAATD; encoded by the coding sequence ATGGCGGGCATGAGCCACATGGCAGTGATCGATCCGATGGGCTTGTTGCTGGCTTTGGCGCGCCCCGAGTCTTTGATGGCCTTGGGTGCCTTTGCCGCTTGTTTGGTGTTGGCCTGGCTGATGACCTGGGGCGTTCGCCGCGTGTTTCATGGTCAAGACATGGCCATTTTGCTGGGTCGAAAACTGGTCGATGGGGTGCTGTTTCCGGTTTTGCTTTTGGGGCTGACTTTTGTGGCCCGCACCTTGCTGACCCAGGAGCAGCCCGTTCCATTGTTTGCTGTGTTGCTGCCGGTGTGCATTTCGTTGGCGGTGATCCGCTTGGGCGTGAAAGTGCTGCAGGTGGCGTTTTCCCATGCGCCCTTTGTGCGGGTGCTCGAGCGCACGATTTCTTGGCTGGCCTGGGGTGCGGTGGTGCTGTGGGTCACGGGCATTTTGCCCTTGGTGCTCAATGAGCTGGACCAGATCAACTGGAAAATCGGTGGCAGCGTGCTGTCGGTGCGCACCCTGATCGAGGGAGCGCTCACGGCCGGGGCTGTGCTGATTGTGGCGCTGTGGGTGTCAGCGGCCATCGAGGCACGTTTGCTCAAATCGGCCACGGGTGGCGACTTGTCGCTGCGCAAGGTCATCAGCAACACGGTGCGGGCCTTGCTCATGTTTGTGGGCTTGCTGCTGGCGCTGTCTTCGGTGGGCATTGACCTGACGGCCTTGTCGGTGCTGGGTGGCGCGGTGGGCGTTGGCATTGGTTTTGGCTTGCAAAAGCTGGCCTCCAACTATGTCAGCGGCTTTGTGATCCTGGCCGAGCGCAGCATGCGCATCGGGGACATGGTGCTGGTGGATGGTTTTGAAGGCCGGATCGTCGACATCAAGGCGCGGTACACCGTGATCCGGGCCTTGAATGGCCGCGAATCCATCGTACCCAACGAGTTTTTGATCATCAACCGGGTGGAAAACTTCACCCTGATGGACCCCAAGCTGTCCCAGACCACCCTTGTTTCGGTGGCTTATGACAGCGATGTCGACTTGGTGCGGCGGCTCTTGATTGAAGCCTGCGAGAGCCAAGAGCGGGTGCTCAAAGACCCCGCCCCCAATGCCTTTTTGAGCCAATTTGGCGCTGACGGCCTAGAGTTCACCGTGAGTTACTGGATCGGTGACCCGGAAAACGGACAGCTGGCCTTGCGCTCGACCATCAACATGCTGATTTTGGCCGCCCTGCGCGAGCACAAGATCGAGATCCCGTACCCGCAGCGGGTCATGCACATGGTCAGTCCATCATCGATGGCAGCCACAGACTGA
- a CDS encoding histone deacetylase family protein, giving the protein MGATGYFTHPTCWKHEMGAGHPECPERLGAIEDRLLISGVDMALQRRQSTPASLSDIELAHGRMHVAALRGLGDALREDMAAGGPTHTSLDPDTMINAHTWDAALLSAGAAIDATDAVLAGELENAFCAVRPPGHHACRDKAMGFCFFNNVAIAAKYALERHGLKRVAIVDFDVHHGNGTEDIVAGDERILMVSFFQHPFYPEGGSTSHAANLVNLPVPAYTKGMDIRELVDMMWLPRLEAHKPELIFISAGFDAHREDDMGQMGLVEQDYAWMTQRIKEVAWRHAQGRIVSCLEGGYNLSALGRSVEAHLRVLADV; this is encoded by the coding sequence ATGGGCGCGACAGGTTATTTCACACATCCCACCTGCTGGAAACACGAAATGGGCGCGGGGCACCCCGAGTGCCCGGAGCGGCTCGGGGCGATTGAAGACCGGTTGCTGATCAGTGGGGTCGATATGGCTTTGCAGCGCAGGCAGTCAACGCCTGCGTCCTTGTCTGACATCGAGCTGGCCCATGGGCGCATGCATGTGGCGGCTTTGCGTGGCCTGGGTGACGCTTTGCGTGAGGACATGGCCGCGGGTGGCCCGACCCACACCTCACTGGACCCTGACACCATGATCAATGCCCACACTTGGGATGCGGCATTGCTGTCGGCAGGTGCGGCCATCGACGCCACCGATGCGGTGCTGGCGGGCGAGCTGGAAAATGCCTTTTGTGCCGTGCGGCCCCCCGGTCATCACGCTTGCCGCGACAAGGCGATGGGCTTTTGTTTTTTCAACAACGTGGCCATTGCTGCCAAGTACGCGCTGGAGCGCCATGGTCTCAAAAGGGTGGCCATCGTGGACTTCGACGTCCATCACGGCAATGGCACCGAGGACATCGTGGCGGGTGACGAGCGCATCTTGATGGTGAGCTTTTTCCAGCACCCTTTTTACCCGGAAGGCGGCTCCACTTCCCATGCGGCCAACCTGGTCAACTTGCCGGTGCCGGCCTATACCAAAGGCATGGACATCCGGGAGTTGGTGGACATGATGTGGCTGCCGCGACTGGAAGCACACAAGCCCGAGCTGATTTTCATCAGTGCAGGTTTTGACGCCCACCGCGAAGATGACATGGGTCAGATGGGCCTGGTGGAGCAGGACTACGCTTGGATGACTCAGCGCATCAAAGAGGTGGCTTGGCGCCATGCCCAAGGCCGCATCGTCAGCTGTCTGGAGGGGGGCTACAACTTGAGTGCGCTGGGGCGCAGTGTGGAAGCGCATTTGCGCGTGCTGGCCGACGTGTGA
- a CDS encoding TRAP transporter large permease, protein MTEALLGFLAIFVMALLRMPLAFSMGLVGIVGIGLTRGWLPAMASTAQVVHETGFAYTLSVIPLFILMGNFVARAGLAHELFHAAYTFIGHRKGGLAHATIAACAGFGAICGSSIATAATMSKVAYPSMQKLGYSDAMSTGVIAAGGTLGIMIPPSTILVIYGIITETHIGKLFAAGVLPGILTACLMMLAVVLMTWHDPEHAPAGEKFSWHERLKAVRGIWGVLLLVVLVLGGIYGGFFTATEGAGMGATGAFLFALARKALTWKVLAQVLVESARTTAMLFTLLIAATIFANFVNYTSLPFELKDWITGLGLSPIMIVAAMMLIYVLLGTVMEELTMVLLTIPLFFPIVVQLGFDPVWFGVLIVMVIQIGLISPPVGMNLFVLNTLLPHVGLGTIFRGVWPMVLVLVITLGILLAFPAISLWLPSMMD, encoded by the coding sequence GTGACCGAAGCCTTGTTGGGATTTTTGGCCATCTTTGTGATGGCCCTTTTGCGCATGCCCTTGGCTTTTTCCATGGGCCTGGTCGGCATCGTGGGCATTGGCCTGACACGCGGCTGGCTGCCCGCCATGGCCAGTACGGCTCAGGTCGTTCATGAGACGGGCTTTGCCTACACCTTGTCGGTGATTCCCCTGTTCATCTTGATGGGCAATTTTGTGGCCCGGGCGGGTCTGGCGCATGAATTGTTCCACGCTGCCTACACCTTCATCGGTCACCGCAAAGGTGGGCTGGCGCATGCCACCATTGCTGCATGCGCGGGTTTTGGGGCGATTTGTGGCTCATCGATTGCCACTGCCGCCACCATGAGCAAAGTGGCATACCCTTCGATGCAAAAACTGGGTTACAGCGATGCCATGTCTACGGGTGTGATCGCCGCAGGCGGCACCTTGGGCATCATGATCCCGCCCTCTACCATCCTCGTCATTTACGGCATCATCACGGAAACGCACATCGGCAAACTGTTTGCGGCCGGTGTGCTGCCCGGGATATTGACCGCCTGCCTGATGATGCTGGCGGTGGTGCTGATGACCTGGCACGATCCGGAACATGCGCCCGCGGGCGAAAAATTCAGTTGGCACGAGCGGCTCAAAGCCGTGCGCGGCATCTGGGGCGTGCTGCTCTTGGTCGTGCTGGTGCTGGGCGGTATCTATGGTGGATTTTTCACCGCCACCGAAGGCGCGGGCATGGGGGCCACGGGCGCATTTCTCTTTGCCTTGGCGCGCAAAGCATTGACCTGGAAAGTTCTGGCTCAGGTACTGGTGGAGTCGGCCCGCACCACGGCCATGCTGTTCACCTTGCTGATCGCCGCCACGATTTTTGCCAATTTTGTCAACTACACCAGTTTGCCGTTTGAACTGAAGGACTGGATCACGGGGCTCGGCCTGTCACCGATCATGATCGTGGCCGCCATGATGCTCATTTATGTGCTGCTGGGCACTGTGATGGAAGAACTCACCATGGTCTTGCTGACCATCCCACTGTTCTTTCCCATCGTGGTGCAACTGGGTTTTGACCCCGTCTGGTTTGGCGTGCTGATCGTGATGGTGATTCAGATCGGCCTGATCTCGCCACCCGTGGGCATGAACCTGTTTGTGCTCAACACCTTGCTGCCCCATGTGGGTCTGGGCACGATCTTCCGAGGCGTCTGGCCCATGGTGCTGGTGCTGGTCATCACCCTGGGCATATTGCTGGCCTTTCCGGCCATCAGTCTGTGGCTGCCATCGATGATGGACTGA
- the mltB gene encoding lytic murein transglycosylase B, with protein sequence MLSMAWHGSAQAQGAKAPADQHAQHKAQKHKKKNKAASARHQRAPKAAAASGSPLNQNPELTLWAQEAATRLQLDPVWLDKTLAQVRRLPLVEKLVLPPASPAAKDWGAYRARFIEPVRIQAGQRFWRQHQATLERAERDYGVPAAIIVGIIGVETLYGQNTGNFRVVDALGTLAFHFPKAHPRAAERQVFFRTEFEQFLLLTSRSGADPLAIRGSYAGAMGLPQFMPSSWARLAVDFDGDGRIDLFGSAADAIGSVANYFKAFQWRPGMPTHYPVTLTPGQTDMDTLMAPDILPTFSAASFVGKGAALEGAALSHPGPLALIELRNGPNAPSYVAGTENFYAITRYNWSSYYAMAVIELADAVTREMQNKP encoded by the coding sequence ATGCTGTCAATGGCCTGGCATGGCTCAGCCCAAGCGCAGGGGGCCAAGGCCCCTGCTGATCAGCACGCCCAGCACAAAGCCCAAAAACACAAAAAGAAAAACAAAGCAGCGTCCGCTCGACACCAGCGTGCACCCAAAGCTGCAGCGGCTTCGGGCAGCCCCCTGAATCAAAACCCCGAGCTGACACTCTGGGCACAGGAGGCGGCCACGCGGCTGCAACTCGACCCGGTATGGCTTGACAAAACCCTGGCCCAAGTCCGGCGCCTGCCATTGGTGGAAAAACTGGTGCTGCCACCCGCCAGCCCAGCGGCCAAAGACTGGGGCGCTTACCGAGCCCGATTCATCGAACCCGTGCGCATTCAGGCCGGACAGCGGTTCTGGCGTCAACACCAAGCCACGCTGGAACGGGCCGAGCGTGACTATGGCGTGCCCGCCGCCATCATCGTCGGCATCATCGGCGTGGAGACCCTCTACGGCCAAAACACCGGCAACTTCCGCGTGGTGGACGCACTGGGGACGCTGGCCTTTCATTTCCCCAAAGCCCACCCCAGAGCGGCAGAGCGCCAAGTCTTTTTTCGGACCGAGTTCGAGCAGTTTTTGCTGCTGACCTCGCGCAGCGGCGCGGACCCTCTGGCCATACGGGGCAGTTATGCAGGCGCCATGGGCCTGCCGCAATTCATGCCATCGAGTTGGGCCAGATTGGCGGTCGATTTTGATGGCGATGGCCGCATCGACCTGTTTGGCAGCGCGGCAGACGCGATCGGCTCGGTGGCCAATTACTTCAAGGCCTTTCAGTGGCGCCCCGGCATGCCCACACATTACCCCGTCACCTTGACACCGGGCCAGACCGATATGGACACCCTGATGGCCCCCGACATCTTGCCCACCTTCAGCGCGGCGAGCTTTGTGGGTAAAGGTGCCGCACTTGAAGGCGCGGCACTTTCGCACCCCGGACCACTGGCCCTGATCGAGCTGCGCAACGGCCCCAACGCCCCGAGCTATGTGGCTGGCACCGAAAATTTCTACGCCATCACCCGATACAACTGGAGCAGCTACTACGCCATGGCGGTGATCGAGCTGGCCGATGCGGTGACGCGGGAAATGCAAAACAAGCCTTAA
- a CDS encoding enoyl-CoA hydratase, which translates to MTDSNTPDTPDLLLHERDARGVHRLTLNSPASFNALSEAMLTALQQALNAVAQDEQARVVVLGAAGKAFCAGHNLKEMRAQPELAYYQQLFAQCSRMMLTIQKLPVPVIARVQGLATAAGCQLVAQCDLAVAIDSATFGVNGIDVGLFCATPSVPLVRNMHAKQAMEMLLTGGFISAAEAQSRGLVNRVCAAAELDAQADALVNAILAKPREAVRVGKALFYQQREMGIESAYQLAGQTMACNMVHEVAQEGVQAFIEKRAPSWRA; encoded by the coding sequence ATGACCGATTCCAACACCCCCGATACCCCCGATTTGCTGCTGCATGAGCGCGATGCGCGTGGTGTGCACCGCCTGACGCTGAACAGCCCCGCCAGCTTCAATGCCTTGAGCGAGGCGATGTTGACCGCGCTTCAGCAAGCGCTCAATGCCGTGGCGCAAGACGAGCAAGCCCGTGTGGTGGTGCTGGGCGCGGCGGGCAAGGCCTTTTGCGCCGGCCACAACCTCAAGGAAATGCGCGCCCAGCCGGAGCTGGCTTATTACCAGCAACTGTTTGCACAGTGCAGCCGCATGATGCTGACGATACAAAAGCTGCCAGTGCCTGTGATCGCCCGCGTGCAAGGCCTGGCGACGGCAGCGGGTTGCCAGCTGGTGGCGCAGTGTGACCTGGCCGTGGCCATAGACAGTGCCACTTTCGGGGTGAATGGCATCGATGTGGGCTTGTTTTGCGCCACGCCCAGTGTTCCGCTGGTGCGCAACATGCACGCCAAGCAGGCCATGGAGATGCTGTTGACGGGCGGGTTTATTTCGGCCGCAGAGGCCCAAAGCCGAGGGCTGGTGAACCGTGTGTGTGCGGCCGCCGAGTTGGACGCACAGGCCGATGCATTGGTGAACGCCATCTTGGCCAAGCCGCGTGAGGCCGTGCGGGTGGGCAAGGCCTTGTTTTACCAACAACGCGAGATGGGCATCGAGTCCGCTTACCAACTGGCCGGGCAGACCATGGCTTGCAACATGGTTCATGAGGTGGCGCAAGAGGGTGTGCAGGCTTTCATTGAGAAAAGGGCACCCTCATGGCGGGCATGA
- a CDS encoding electron transfer flavoprotein subunit beta/FixA family protein, which yields MKILVPVKRVVDYNVKVRVKSDGSGVDIANVKMSMNPFDEIAVEEAVRLKEKGFATEVIAVSCGVAQCQETLRTAMAIGADRGILVETPADLDLQPLAVAKLLKALVDKEQPGLIILGKQAIDDDCNQTGQMLAALADLPQATFASKVEIVDGKAHVTREIDGGLEVLSISLPAVVTTDLRLNEPRYVTLPNIMKAKKKQLDTFKPEDLGVDVAPRIKTLKVAEPAKRSAGIKVPDVATLVDKLKNVAKVI from the coding sequence ATGAAAATTCTCGTTCCCGTCAAGCGGGTGGTGGACTACAACGTCAAGGTCCGTGTGAAGTCCGATGGTTCGGGCGTGGACATTGCCAACGTCAAGATGAGCATGAACCCCTTTGACGAAATTGCCGTCGAAGAAGCGGTTCGCTTGAAAGAAAAAGGTTTCGCCACCGAAGTCATCGCCGTCTCTTGCGGTGTGGCCCAGTGCCAGGAAACCTTGCGCACCGCCATGGCCATCGGTGCCGACCGCGGCATTTTGGTCGAAACCCCCGCCGACTTGGACCTGCAGCCTTTGGCTGTGGCCAAGCTGCTCAAGGCTTTGGTGGACAAAGAACAACCCGGTCTGATCATCTTGGGCAAGCAAGCCATTGACGACGACTGCAACCAGACGGGTCAGATGCTGGCTGCTTTGGCCGATCTGCCCCAAGCCACCTTCGCCTCCAAGGTCGAGATCGTGGACGGCAAAGCCCATGTCACCCGCGAGATCGATGGCGGCTTGGAAGTGTTGAGCATCAGCCTGCCTGCGGTGGTGACCACCGACCTGCGCCTGAACGAGCCGCGCTACGTGACGCTGCCCAACATCATGAAGGCCAAGAAAAAGCAGCTCGACACCTTCAAGCCCGAAGACCTGGGTGTCGATGTGGCCCCCCGCATCAAGACCCTGAAAGTGGCCGAGCCCGCCAAGCGCAGTGCAGGCATCAAGGTGCCCGATGTGGCCACCTTGGTTGATAAATTGAAAAACGTTGCAAAGGTAATCTGA
- a CDS encoding TRAP transporter substrate-binding protein, translated as MKKTLISLAAAALTSFSGLAQAQTVLTVSSWVPPTHGLSMSQKEWCDDLAAKTSNRVRCNILPRAVTPAPGTFDAVRNGLVDVSFTVHGYTPGRFVLSQMAEFPFLGDRAEPLSVAFHRIASKYPEFTAEHQGVKVLGFFTHGPGIVFNTKKPITRVEDLSGLKFRVGGGMVNEISKTLDMNVTLKPAPESFELLSSGVMDGTLFPAESTDSFKIDKIIKHATQFPGGLYNTSFVFMMNPAKYNSLSADDKKVVDELSGEAVARRFGKAWDRVDDQALTNMQKNGVKVIKADNSFVSGVTVRVNKLERDWAQAAKAKGLKDPSGALSEFRAEIAKLQKQK; from the coding sequence ATGAAAAAAACTTTGATTTCCTTGGCGGCTGCAGCCTTGACCAGCTTCAGCGGCTTGGCTCAAGCACAAACCGTCTTGACGGTCTCCAGCTGGGTTCCACCCACACACGGCTTGTCGATGTCGCAAAAAGAATGGTGCGACGACCTGGCGGCCAAAACATCCAACCGCGTGCGCTGCAACATCTTGCCCCGCGCTGTCACCCCTGCACCGGGCACTTTTGACGCGGTCAGAAACGGTCTGGTCGATGTGTCCTTCACGGTTCACGGCTATACACCCGGACGTTTTGTGTTGTCCCAAATGGCCGAGTTCCCATTTTTGGGCGACCGTGCTGAACCCCTGTCCGTGGCGTTCCACCGCATTGCCAGCAAATACCCCGAATTCACGGCCGAACACCAAGGTGTCAAGGTCCTGGGTTTCTTCACCCACGGCCCAGGCATCGTGTTCAACACCAAAAAACCCATCACCCGTGTGGAAGACCTTTCAGGTTTGAAGTTCCGAGTGGGCGGCGGCATGGTCAACGAGATCTCCAAAACACTGGACATGAACGTCACCCTCAAACCCGCCCCTGAATCTTTTGAACTGTTGTCCAGCGGCGTGATGGACGGCACCTTGTTCCCGGCCGAGTCCACAGACTCCTTCAAGATCGACAAGATCATCAAGCACGCCACCCAGTTTCCGGGCGGCCTCTACAACACCAGCTTCGTCTTCATGATGAACCCGGCCAAGTACAACAGCCTCTCGGCCGACGACAAAAAGGTGGTGGACGAATTGTCTGGCGAAGCCGTTGCACGACGCTTTGGCAAAGCCTGGGACCGCGTCGACGATCAGGCTTTGACCAACATGCAAAAAAATGGCGTGAAAGTGATCAAGGCCGACAACAGCTTCGTCAGCGGCGTCACCGTTCGCGTCAACAAACTGGAGCGGGACTGGGCCCAAGCGGCGAAAGCCAAAGGTCTGAAAGACCCCTCGGGTGCTTTGTCAGAATTCCGTGCTGAAATTGCCAAGCTGCAAAAGCAAAAGTGA